A window of the Mauremys mutica isolate MM-2020 ecotype Southern unplaced genomic scaffold, ASM2049712v1 Super-Scaffold_328, whole genome shotgun sequence genome harbors these coding sequences:
- the LOC123361576 gene encoding paired immunoglobulin-like type 2 receptor beta, which produces MSRELLLLLLLSLVGAAAQDPRYQMTLPEFLSAPAGGSVTLPCAFTYPREIEPLQDVKVYWRRGGFYGEFIYNHTERFTHRDYGGRIVLVGNPRGSRTASIRIDRLRESDASEYVCHVWVQKNDGQWFQWRSYPGTRLTVTAPSPTGSTRHPEMVTTGVGRTYHQRIDAVILSLIGLVLLLSKAGVFIVVFAMRWRLGWGHGSESITGQVPRSDAPSASGFELTSLAQSPSPGIPGE; this is translated from the exons CGGCTGCCCAGGATCCCCGGTACCAGATGACCCTGCCCGAGTTCCTGTCGGCGCCGGCCGGGGGCTCCGTCACCCTGCCCTGCGCCTTCACCTACCCCCGCGAGATCGAGCCGCTGCAGGACGTCAAGGTTTACTGGAGACGAGGCGGGTTCTATGGCGAGTTTATCTACAATCACACGGAGCGATTCACCCACCGGGATTACGGGGGCCGCATCGTCCTGGTCGGGAACCCACGGGGGAGCCGAACGGCCTCGATCCGCATCGACCGGCTGCGGGAGTCGGACGCCAGCGAGTACGTCTGCCACGTCTGGGTGCAGAAGAACGATGGCCAATGGTTCCAATGGCGCAGTTACCCTGGGACCAGACTCACGGTGACAG ctcccagccccacaggcagcacaCGGCACCCAGAAATGGTCACAACTGGCGTGGGGAGAACCTACCACCAACGCATCGATGCCGTAATCCTCAGCCTCATCGGCCTCGTCCTGCTGCTCTCCAAGGCCGGCGTCTTCATCGTGGTTTTTGCCATGCgctggcggctgggctggggtcaCGGCTCAGAGAGCATCACCGGGCAGGTGCCCAGGAGCGACGCACCATCAGCATCAGGATTTGAACTCACCTCCTTGGCACAGAGCCCTTCGCCAGGCATCCCCGGGGAATGA